One genomic window of Pseudomonas sp. LFM046 includes the following:
- a CDS encoding BON domain-containing protein: MKQSFIKWTFAAVTASALSLPFAIGAYAETSGHTILAANETLQKAEEVVSDTWITSKVKSKFLADKNLSGMDINVETNQGVVALSGEVKSNAERELAIETAKKIKGVTAVSADGLTSAD; this comes from the coding sequence ATGAAACAGTCTTTCATCAAGTGGACTTTCGCCGCTGTCACTGCTTCCGCCCTGAGCCTGCCGTTCGCGATCGGTGCCTACGCAGAAACCAGCGGTCACACGATACTGGCAGCCAACGAGACCTTGCAGAAAGCCGAAGAGGTGGTCTCCGATACCTGGATCACCAGCAAGGTCAAATCCAAATTCCTGGCTGACAAGAACCTCAGCGGTATGGACATCAATGTCGAGACCAATCAGGGCGTGGTGGCGCTGTCAGGTGAGGTGAAGTCCAATGCCGAGCGCGAACTCGCCATCGAGACCGCCAAGAAGATCAAGGGTGTTACTGCGGTGTCCGCTGACGGCCTGACGTCCGCCGACTAA
- the rbfA gene encoding 30S ribosome-binding factor RbfA: MAKDYSRTQRIGDQMQRELALLIQREIKDPRLGLVTITAVDVSRDLSHAKVFITVMGQDDNAEKIQLNLGILQDAAGFLRMQIGKAMKLRSVPQLHFHYDASIRRGAELSALIERAVAEDRKHPGNDGE, translated from the coding sequence ATGGCTAAAGACTACAGCCGTACCCAGCGCATCGGCGATCAGATGCAGCGCGAACTGGCGCTGCTGATCCAGCGGGAAATCAAGGACCCGCGCCTGGGCCTGGTAACCATTACCGCGGTCGACGTGAGCCGCGACCTGTCCCACGCCAAGGTGTTCATCACCGTGATGGGGCAGGACGACAACGCCGAGAAGATCCAGCTGAACCTGGGCATCCTGCAGGATGCCGCCGGGTTCCTGCGCATGCAGATTGGCAAGGCCATGAAGCTGCGTAGCGTGCCCCAGCTGCACTTCCACTACGACGCCAGCATCCGCCGCGGCGCCGAGCTGTCGGCGCTGATCGAGCGTGCCGTGGCGGAAGACCGCAAGCACCCGGGCAACGACGGGGAGTGA
- a CDS encoding class I SAM-dependent methyltransferase produces MSSALLQALRAALDARQPLLAELHTQGTDCYRLFHGSQEGASGLTVDRYGPQLMVQSFHQTLEREPLLALAASVEEFLGDKLLLVYNDRSQGNSRVDRRDAVYQAEPAALEDLVGHEWGLNYRVRGRHPGQDPLLFLDLRNTRGWVKANSAGKSVLNLFAYTCGVGLCAAAGGAREVWNLDFAEGNLAVGRENAALNPDLAPMHFVQSDYFPAIRQLAGLPIARRHGQKLPSYPRLEQRQFDLVFLDPPAWAKSAFGTVDLLRDYQSLLKPALMATAEGGVLVCNNNLAKVELEDWREQVLRCASKLGRPVRDCQQLVPAADFPSMDARPPLKTLILQL; encoded by the coding sequence ATGTCCTCCGCTCTCCTCCAGGCGCTGCGCGCCGCCCTCGATGCCCGTCAGCCGCTGCTGGCCGAACTCCACACCCAGGGCACCGACTGCTATCGACTGTTCCACGGCAGCCAGGAGGGCGCGTCCGGCCTGACCGTCGACCGCTACGGCCCTCAGCTCATGGTGCAGAGTTTCCATCAGACCCTGGAGCGTGAACCCCTCCTTGCCCTGGCCGCCAGCGTGGAAGAATTCCTCGGCGACAAGCTGCTGCTGGTCTACAACGACCGCTCCCAGGGCAACTCCCGCGTCGACCGCCGCGATGCGGTCTATCAGGCCGAGCCTGCCGCCCTCGAAGACCTGGTCGGCCACGAGTGGGGGCTGAATTACCGGGTACGAGGCCGCCATCCGGGGCAGGACCCGCTGCTGTTCCTCGACCTGCGCAACACCCGCGGCTGGGTGAAGGCCAACAGCGCTGGCAAGTCGGTGCTCAACCTCTTCGCCTACACCTGCGGCGTCGGCCTGTGCGCGGCGGCGGGGGGTGCCCGCGAGGTGTGGAACCTGGACTTCGCCGAGGGCAACCTGGCGGTCGGCCGCGAGAACGCTGCACTGAATCCGGACCTCGCACCCATGCACTTCGTGCAGTCCGACTACTTCCCGGCCATCCGCCAACTGGCCGGCCTGCCCATCGCCCGCCGTCACGGCCAGAAGCTGCCCAGCTACCCGCGCCTGGAACAGCGCCAGTTCGATCTGGTGTTCCTCGACCCGCCGGCCTGGGCCAAGAGCGCATTCGGCACGGTGGACCTGCTGCGCGACTACCAGAGCCTGCTCAAGCCCGCCCTGATGGCTACGGCCGAAGGCGGCGTGCTGGTGTGCAACAACAACCTGGCCAAGGTGGAGCTGGAGGACTGGCGCGAGCAGGTGCTGCGCTGCGCCAGCAAGCTGGGCCGGCCAGTGCGCGATTGCCAGCAACTGGTGCCGGCCGCCGACTTCCCCTCCATGGATGCTCGGCCGCCCCTCAAGACGCTGATCCTGCAGCTCTGA
- a CDS encoding DUF2845 domain-containing protein yields MNLRPLLCLPLLLALGTAQASSTLRCNSNLVSLDDTTSEVLEKCGEPVSRADLGFKEVIDEYYQRNEVRVEEWIYGPRNGMYQFLRFEGNRLRNIDSKRGN; encoded by the coding sequence GTGAACCTCCGCCCCCTTCTCTGCCTGCCCCTGCTGCTGGCCCTTGGCACTGCCCAGGCATCCTCCACCCTGCGTTGCAACAGCAACCTGGTCAGCCTCGACGACACCACCAGCGAAGTGCTGGAGAAATGCGGCGAACCGGTAAGCCGCGCCGATCTCGGCTTCAAGGAAGTCATCGACGAGTACTACCAGCGCAATGAAGTCCGGGTCGAGGAATGGATCTATGGCCCGCGCAACGGCATGTACCAATTCCTCCGTTTCGAGGGCAATCGGCTGCGGAATATCGACAGCAAGCGCGGCAACTGA
- a CDS encoding DUF2845 domain-containing protein: protein MKAAVSLFALALLLASGANASTYRCESNLVSLGDRSVEVLRKCGEPASRDLIGYSETANGREEMQVEEWIYGPSNGMYHYLRFVGGRLSEIDSKRN, encoded by the coding sequence ATGAAAGCCGCCGTTAGCCTCTTCGCCCTTGCCCTCCTCCTGGCCTCTGGGGCCAATGCCAGTACCTACCGCTGTGAAAGCAACCTGGTGAGCCTCGGCGATCGCAGCGTGGAAGTGCTGCGCAAATGCGGCGAACCTGCTTCCCGCGACCTGATCGGCTACTCGGAAACCGCCAACGGGCGCGAGGAAATGCAGGTGGAGGAATGGATCTACGGGCCGAGCAACGGTATGTACCACTACCTGAGATTCGTCGGCGGCCGCCTCAGCGAAATCGACAGCAAGCGCAACTGA
- a CDS encoding rhomboid family intramembrane serine protease: MIILPAEQPLDWRRPPVITLLLILLNTLIYIGYQGGDRERAEEAQKVYLDGGLLNRERALFIDHLTAREKLDTEQRNAVDAMRRQDLAAVILRDLEFEDWLHRAPAYQADPAWQQARQKAEEARDRISAQRFGFIPNKFSVQGLFGAMFLHGSFDHLLGNMIFLFICGFALEAALGRWVYLGLYLASGLASHLLWWALDPAWVSGIGASGAVSGLMGMTIGVYGLRKIRFFYWLGPLIGYFKAPALWIFPAWLGKELYGVLLADDHVNYYAHLGGLAFGFLATWMLHRSGFLKVDEAYLSKEDPDAPFKRELAALDQLIGRFALDQAVPRGLDLLQRYPGRLALLERLYPLAKGRQDKALLGAVLKQLFSLPEQAAALPLLQKLADDVADPQQRLLQHPAVLLHLLQRLIKAGDSSRALAPWRRLSQADPAPAQLPGLTLQLAKQLGQRQDLRAVAELGQYLRRTFPDAEQTRQLALYQQHLAR, from the coding sequence ATGATCATTCTCCCCGCTGAACAACCCCTGGACTGGCGGCGGCCGCCGGTCATCACCCTGCTGCTGATCCTGCTCAATACCCTGATCTACATCGGTTACCAGGGCGGTGACCGGGAAAGGGCCGAAGAAGCGCAGAAGGTGTACCTCGACGGTGGCCTGCTCAACCGCGAGCGTGCCCTGTTCATCGACCACCTGACGGCACGGGAAAAACTCGACACCGAACAACGCAACGCGGTGGACGCCATGCGCCGCCAGGACCTGGCAGCAGTGATCCTTCGCGACTTGGAGTTCGAGGACTGGCTGCACCGTGCCCCGGCGTACCAGGCTGATCCCGCCTGGCAGCAGGCACGACAGAAGGCCGAGGAGGCGCGCGACAGGATCAGCGCCCAGCGCTTCGGCTTCATCCCCAACAAGTTCAGCGTCCAGGGGCTGTTCGGCGCCATGTTCCTGCACGGCAGCTTCGACCACCTGCTGGGCAACATGATCTTCCTGTTCATCTGCGGCTTCGCCCTGGAAGCCGCTCTGGGGCGCTGGGTCTACCTCGGCCTCTACCTCGCCAGCGGCTTGGCCTCGCACCTGCTCTGGTGGGCACTGGACCCGGCCTGGGTCTCCGGCATCGGCGCCTCGGGCGCGGTCTCGGGGCTGATGGGCATGACCATCGGCGTGTACGGCCTGCGCAAGATCAGGTTCTTCTACTGGCTGGGCCCGCTGATCGGCTACTTCAAGGCCCCCGCCCTGTGGATATTCCCCGCCTGGCTCGGCAAGGAACTGTACGGCGTGCTGCTGGCCGATGACCATGTGAACTACTACGCCCACCTCGGCGGGTTGGCCTTCGGTTTCCTCGCCACCTGGATGCTGCACCGGTCGGGCTTCCTCAAGGTGGACGAGGCCTATCTGAGCAAGGAAGACCCGGACGCACCGTTCAAGCGCGAACTGGCCGCCCTGGACCAGTTGATCGGCCGCTTCGCCCTGGACCAGGCGGTGCCCCGGGGCCTGGACCTGCTGCAGCGTTATCCCGGCCGGCTGGCTTTGCTGGAACGTCTCTACCCGCTGGCCAAGGGGCGCCAGGACAAGGCCCTGCTGGGCGCCGTGCTGAAGCAATTGTTCAGCCTGCCTGAACAGGCCGCGGCGCTGCCGCTTTTGCAGAAACTGGCGGACGATGTCGCCGACCCGCAGCAACGGCTCCTGCAGCATCCGGCGGTACTCCTGCACCTGCTGCAGCGGCTGATCAAAGCTGGCGACAGCAGCCGCGCCCTGGCCCCCTGGCGTCGGCTCAGCCAGGCGGACCCGGCACCGGCCCAGCTACCCGGCCTGACCCTGCAGTTGGCCAAGCAACTGGGCCAGCGTCAGGACCTTCGCGCAGTGGCTGAACTTGGCCAGTACCTGCGACGGACCTTCCCCGACGCCGAGCAGACCCGCCAGTTGGCGCTCTATCAGCAGCACCTGGCGCGCTGA
- the truB gene encoding tRNA pseudouridine(55) synthase TruB, with protein MAQVKRIRRNVSGVLILDKPRGMSSNQALQKVRWLLNAEKAGHTGSLDPLATGVLPLCFGEATKFSQYLLDADKGYETLAQLGVTTSTGDAEGEVVERRDVTVGRPEIEALLPRFRGEIKQIPPMYSALKKDGQPLYKLARAGEVVEREARSVTIARLDLLACENSQARLAVACSKGTYIRTLVEDLGQALGCGAHVAELRRTQAGPFVLAQAISLETLEKAHAEGGNEALDQFLLPVDSGLEHWPLIQLTEHSAYYWLHGQPVRAPEAPKFGMMRVQDHTGRFIGIGEVSDDGRVAPRRLIRSE; from the coding sequence GTGGCCCAGGTGAAACGAATCCGCCGCAATGTCAGCGGTGTGCTGATCCTCGACAAGCCTCGGGGCATGAGTTCCAACCAGGCACTGCAGAAGGTGCGCTGGCTGCTTAATGCCGAGAAGGCCGGCCACACTGGCAGCCTCGACCCACTGGCCACCGGCGTGCTGCCGTTGTGCTTCGGTGAGGCAACCAAGTTCTCCCAGTACCTGCTGGATGCCGACAAAGGCTACGAGACCCTGGCCCAGCTGGGTGTCACCACCTCCACCGGCGACGCCGAGGGCGAGGTGGTCGAGCGTCGCGACGTGACCGTTGGTCGCCCGGAGATCGAAGCACTGCTTCCCCGTTTCCGTGGTGAAATCAAACAGATACCGCCGATGTACTCCGCCCTGAAGAAGGACGGACAGCCCCTCTACAAGCTGGCCCGTGCTGGCGAAGTAGTGGAGCGCGAAGCGCGTTCTGTTACTATTGCGCGCTTGGATTTGCTGGCCTGTGAAAACAGCCAGGCAAGACTGGCCGTAGCCTGCAGCAAGGGCACCTATATCCGCACCCTGGTCGAGGATCTCGGCCAGGCCTTGGGATGCGGAGCCCATGTCGCGGAACTGCGCCGGACCCAGGCGGGCCCCTTCGTACTGGCCCAGGCGATAAGCCTGGAGACCCTGGAGAAGGCCCACGCCGAAGGCGGCAATGAGGCACTGGACCAGTTCCTCCTGCCGGTCGACAGCGGGCTGGAGCACTGGCCCCTGATCCAGCTGACTGAGCACAGCGCCTACTACTGGCTTCACGGCCAGCCGGTGCGGGCTCCGGAAGCGCCGAAGTTCGGCATGATGCGGGTACAGGATCATACCGGTCGCTTCATCGGTATCGGTGAAGTGAGCGATGACGGGCGCGTAGCGCCGCGTCGACTGATTCGGTCGGAGTGA
- a CDS encoding DUF748 domain-containing protein, translated as MYKGLKRAVCALLIVVALYSLLGFLIIPGIALRVANQQLAQYATVPARLERIQLNPFSLELTLWGLHIGDDKAEQAGFERLYANLQWDSLWSGALHLADVELDRSTTEVLFAKDGTFNLTQLFKLPPSEPKPEEPAGEPFPVRVDRIELTEGGIHFQDLRPSEPIEFVYDSLNLELHHLSTLPDDNAEMSLVATGPNGGRVDWQGQISVVPFTSSGQLKITDGKMKAFWPYVRDAVPLVLEQGVMSLSTDYTLSLANGTHLNLDKIWIKVAPFAIKAPDNRPLVNLELLEVSDTSLDLAKQEVVVGKIHSQNLETWAAREADGQLDWQKLFASEPKPAAQAEAKPAAEQADTQAGSAKPWVVKLKDTQLRGYKVHLADRVPKEPVQLELGPLNLDLKDFDSRGESPFGLSLDTGLGKQGKVQAVGQVQLKPTTAQLQVQTRDIDLRVAQAYISPFVRLELRSGMLDSDLNVDLKSTEPLALGITGRALVNQMHTLDTIKERDFVKWQQLLIDGLNYQHGDSLNIEKVSLNQPYARFIINEDLTTNASDLVIKQAAADAPAAANAQPAANGSAEPAGKPLGIRIGGIEIKDGSANFADFSLTPNFATAIQQLNGEIGTLDNRNPKPAKVAVNGKVDRYAPVTIKGSLNPFNPLDSLDIATSFKRVELTTLTPYSGKFAGYRIRKGRLNLDLHYQIEKGQLKADNHLVLEQLQLGEQVSSPDAVDLPVRLAVALLKDTEGKIDIQLPVAGNLNDPTFSVAPIVWQTLRNLVLRAVQAPFNFVAGLVGGSAEDLGQVPFPAGSSELDAEAQKSLDTLADALKKRPGLRLEVEGASAKSADGPPLAEQRLEREFQSTYFKIAQRRGDKVPAEASQIEVPDDEKAPMLEGIYRSRLKQQPPAEWTELDSEQRAAKLREAVLASWAQSDLLLRQLGQARAASIKDYLVDRGGLADDRIFLLDVSMVEPNQAGEVITPLHLDSE; from the coding sequence ATGTACAAAGGATTGAAGCGGGCCGTTTGTGCCCTACTGATCGTCGTTGCCCTCTACAGCCTCCTCGGCTTTCTGATCATCCCCGGAATCGCCCTGCGGGTGGCCAACCAGCAACTGGCCCAGTACGCCACGGTGCCCGCGCGCCTGGAGCGTATCCAGCTCAACCCCTTCAGCTTGGAGCTGACCCTCTGGGGCCTGCATATCGGTGACGACAAGGCCGAGCAGGCAGGCTTCGAGCGGCTCTATGCCAACCTGCAATGGGACAGCCTCTGGTCCGGTGCCCTGCACCTGGCGGACGTGGAGCTGGACCGATCCACCACCGAGGTGCTGTTCGCCAAGGACGGCACGTTCAACCTGACCCAACTGTTCAAGCTGCCACCCAGCGAACCCAAGCCCGAAGAGCCTGCCGGCGAGCCCTTTCCCGTCCGGGTCGATCGCATCGAGCTGACCGAGGGAGGCATTCACTTCCAGGACCTGCGCCCCAGCGAGCCAATCGAGTTCGTCTACGACTCCCTCAACCTGGAACTGCACCACCTCAGCACCCTGCCCGACGACAATGCCGAGATGTCCCTGGTGGCCACCGGCCCGAATGGCGGGCGCGTCGACTGGCAGGGCCAGATCAGCGTGGTGCCCTTCACCTCCAGCGGCCAGCTGAAGATCACCGACGGCAAGATGAAAGCCTTCTGGCCCTATGTGCGTGACGCCGTGCCCCTGGTGCTGGAACAGGGCGTGATGAGTCTTTCCACGGACTACACACTCAGCCTGGCCAACGGCACCCACCTGAACCTGGACAAGATCTGGATCAAGGTCGCGCCCTTCGCCATCAAGGCGCCGGACAATCGCCCACTGGTCAATCTGGAGCTGCTGGAAGTCAGCGACACCTCCCTCGACCTGGCCAAGCAGGAAGTGGTGGTGGGCAAGATCCACAGCCAGAACCTGGAAACCTGGGCCGCCCGCGAAGCCGATGGCCAGCTGGACTGGCAGAAGCTCTTTGCCAGCGAACCCAAGCCCGCCGCCCAGGCGGAGGCAAAGCCCGCTGCCGAGCAGGCCGATACCCAGGCCGGATCCGCCAAACCCTGGGTCGTGAAGCTGAAGGACACCCAGCTGCGCGGCTACAAGGTCCACCTGGCCGACCGGGTGCCCAAGGAGCCGGTACAGCTCGAACTGGGCCCGCTGAACCTGGACCTCAAGGACTTCGACAGCCGTGGCGAGTCCCCCTTCGGCCTCAGCCTCGACACCGGCCTCGGCAAACAAGGCAAGGTGCAGGCGGTGGGCCAGGTCCAGCTCAAGCCCACCACCGCGCAGCTCCAGGTACAAACCCGCGATATCGACCTGCGGGTGGCGCAGGCCTACATCAGCCCCTTCGTGCGCCTGGAACTGCGCAGCGGCATGCTCGACAGTGACCTCAACGTCGACCTCAAGAGCACCGAACCCCTGGCCCTGGGCATTACCGGCCGCGCCCTGGTCAACCAGATGCACACCCTGGACACGATCAAGGAGCGCGACTTCGTCAAATGGCAGCAACTGCTGATCGACGGCCTCAACTACCAGCACGGGGACAGCCTGAACATCGAGAAGGTGAGCCTGAACCAGCCCTATGCGCGCTTCATCATCAACGAGGACCTGACCACCAACGCCAGCGACCTGGTGATCAAGCAGGCCGCAGCCGACGCTCCGGCTGCCGCCAATGCCCAGCCGGCCGCGAACGGCAGCGCCGAACCCGCCGGCAAGCCTCTGGGCATCCGCATCGGTGGCATCGAGATCAAGGACGGCTCGGCCAACTTCGCCGACTTCAGCCTGACGCCGAACTTCGCCACCGCCATCCAGCAGCTTAACGGCGAGATCGGCACCCTGGACAACCGCAATCCCAAACCGGCCAAAGTGGCGGTGAACGGCAAGGTGGATCGGTACGCACCGGTGACCATCAAGGGCAGCCTCAATCCCTTCAATCCGCTCGATAGCCTGGACATCGCCACCAGCTTCAAGCGCGTCGAACTGACCACCCTGACGCCCTACTCCGGCAAGTTCGCCGGCTACCGCATCCGCAAGGGCCGCCTGAACCTGGACCTGCACTACCAGATCGAAAAAGGCCAGCTGAAGGCGGATAACCACCTGGTGCTGGAACAACTGCAACTTGGCGAGCAGGTCTCCAGCCCCGACGCGGTGGACCTGCCGGTACGCCTGGCGGTGGCCCTGCTCAAGGACACCGAGGGCAAGATCGATATCCAGCTGCCGGTGGCCGGCAACCTGAACGATCCCACGTTCAGCGTCGCCCCCATCGTCTGGCAGACCCTGCGCAACCTGGTGCTGCGCGCGGTGCAGGCGCCTTTCAACTTCGTCGCCGGCCTGGTGGGCGGCAGCGCCGAAGACCTGGGCCAGGTGCCCTTCCCGGCCGGCAGCAGCGAACTGGATGCCGAGGCGCAGAAGTCCCTGGATACCCTGGCCGACGCCCTCAAGAAACGTCCGGGCCTGCGCCTGGAGGTGGAAGGGGCCAGCGCCAAGTCTGCCGACGGCCCGCCGCTGGCCGAACAGCGCCTGGAGCGGGAATTCCAGAGCACGTACTTCAAGATCGCCCAGCGCCGGGGCGACAAAGTGCCGGCCGAAGCCAGTCAGATCGAGGTTCCGGACGACGAGAAAGCGCCTATGCTGGAAGGCATCTACCGCTCCCGCCTGAAGCAGCAGCCGCCGGCGGAATGGACGGAGCTGGATAGCGAACAGCGCGCCGCCAAGCTGCGGGAAGCCGTGCTGGCGTCCTGGGCCCAGAGCGACCTGCTGCTGCGCCAGCTGGGCCAGGCCCGCGCCGCCAGCATCAAGGACTATCTGGTGGACCGCGGCGGCCTCGCCGATGACCGCATCTTCCTGCTGGACGTCAGCATGGTGGAGCCCAACCAGGCTGGAGAGGTGATCACACCGCTGCACCTGGACAGCGAGTAG
- the pnp gene encoding polyribonucleotide nucleotidyltransferase, whose translation MNPVIKKFQFGQSTVTLETGRIARQASGAVLVTMDEDVTVLVTVVGAKQADPGKGFFPLSVHYQEKTYAAGRIPGGFFKREGRPSEKETLTSRLIDRPIRPLFPEGLLNEVQVICTVVSTNKKTDPDIASMIGTSAALAISGIPFNGPIGAARVAYHEDAGYLLNPTYEQLKASALDMVVAGTEDAVLMVESEAQELTEDQMLGAVLFAHQEFQSVITAVKEFAAEAGKPAWNWTAPAENTALLSAIKAEFGEAISQAYTITIKQDRYNRLDELRDQVIARFAGEEEGQFPGGEVKDAFGLLEYRTVRENIVNGKPRIDGRDTRTVRPLKIEVGVLDKTHGSALFTRGETQALVVATLGTARDAQLLDTLEGERKDAFMLHYNFPPFSVGECGRMGSAGRREIGHGRLARRGVSAMLPKGDDFPYTIRVVSEITESNGSSSMASVCGASLALMDAGVPMKAPVAGIAMGLVKEGDKFAVLTDILGDEDHLGDMDFKVAGTAKGVTALQMDIKINGITEEIMEIALEQALEARLNILGQMNQVIAESRSELSANAPTMIAMKIEPDKIRDVIGKGGATIRGICEETKASIDIEDDGSVKIFGETKEAAEAARQRVLGITAEAEIGKVYVGKVERIVDFGAFVNILPGKDGLVHISQISDKRIDKVTDVLQEGQEVKVLVLDVDNRGRIKLSMKDVEAAEASGV comes from the coding sequence GTGAACCCGGTAATCAAGAAGTTCCAGTTCGGTCAATCGACCGTCACCCTCGAGACTGGCCGAATCGCCCGTCAAGCTTCCGGTGCCGTTCTGGTCACCATGGATGAAGACGTCACCGTGCTGGTGACTGTGGTTGGCGCCAAGCAAGCCGACCCGGGCAAGGGTTTCTTCCCGCTGTCCGTTCATTACCAAGAAAAAACCTACGCTGCTGGCCGCATCCCCGGTGGCTTCTTCAAGCGTGAAGGCCGTCCTTCCGAGAAGGAAACCCTGACCTCGCGCCTGATCGACCGCCCGATCCGTCCGCTGTTCCCGGAAGGTCTCCTGAACGAAGTTCAGGTCATCTGCACCGTGGTTTCCACCAATAAGAAGACCGATCCGGATATCGCTTCCATGATCGGTACCTCTGCCGCCCTGGCGATCTCTGGCATTCCGTTCAATGGCCCGATCGGTGCCGCTCGCGTGGCCTACCACGAAGACGCCGGCTACCTGCTGAACCCGACCTACGAGCAGCTGAAAGCCTCTGCCCTGGACATGGTCGTGGCTGGTACTGAAGACGCCGTGCTGATGGTTGAATCCGAAGCTCAAGAGCTGACCGAAGACCAGATGCTGGGCGCCGTACTCTTCGCCCACCAGGAATTCCAGTCCGTGATCACCGCGGTCAAGGAATTTGCTGCCGAAGCTGGCAAGCCTGCCTGGAACTGGACCGCCCCGGCCGAAAACACCGCCCTGCTCAGCGCCATCAAGGCCGAGTTCGGCGAGGCCATCTCCCAGGCCTACACCATCACCATCAAGCAGGATCGCTACAACCGTCTGGACGAGCTGCGTGACCAGGTCATCGCCCGCTTTGCTGGCGAGGAAGAAGGCCAGTTCCCGGGTGGCGAAGTGAAAGACGCTTTCGGTCTGCTGGAATACCGCACCGTTCGCGAGAACATCGTCAACGGCAAGCCGCGTATCGACGGCCGTGACACCCGCACCGTTCGCCCGCTGAAGATCGAAGTCGGCGTACTGGACAAGACCCACGGTTCCGCCCTGTTCACCCGTGGCGAAACCCAGGCCCTGGTAGTCGCGACCCTCGGTACCGCCCGCGACGCTCAGCTGCTGGACACCCTGGAAGGCGAGCGCAAGGACGCCTTCATGCTGCACTACAACTTCCCGCCCTTCTCGGTCGGTGAGTGCGGTCGTATGGGTAGCGCCGGTCGCCGCGAAATCGGCCACGGCCGCCTGGCCCGTCGTGGTGTTTCCGCCATGCTGCCGAAGGGCGACGATTTCCCCTACACCATCCGCGTGGTTTCCGAAATCACCGAGTCCAACGGCTCCAGCTCCATGGCTTCCGTTTGCGGCGCCTCCCTGGCCCTGATGGACGCCGGCGTGCCGATGAAGGCGCCGGTTGCCGGTATCGCCATGGGTCTGGTGAAGGAAGGTGACAAGTTCGCCGTCCTGACCGACATCCTCGGTGACGAAGACCACCTGGGCGACATGGACTTCAAGGTAGCCGGTACCGCCAAGGGCGTGACCGCGCTGCAGATGGACATCAAGATCAACGGCATCACCGAAGAGATCATGGAGATCGCTCTGGAGCAGGCTCTGGAAGCGCGCCTGAACATCCTCGGCCAGATGAACCAGGTGATCGCCGAGTCCCGCAGCGAGTTGTCCGCCAACGCCCCGACCATGATTGCCATGAAGATCGAGCCGGACAAGATCCGCGACGTGATCGGCAAGGGCGGCGCCACCATCCGCGGCATTTGCGAAGAGACCAAAGCTTCCATCGACATCGAAGACGATGGCAGCGTGAAGATCTTCGGCGAGACCAAGGAAGCCGCCGAGGCCGCGCGTCAGCGCGTTCTGGGTATCACCGCTGAAGCCGAAATCGGCAAGGTGTACGTGGGCAAGGTCGAGCGCATCGTCGACTTCGGCGCCTTCGTCAACATCCTGCCGGGCAAGGACGGTCTGGTGCACATTTCGCAAATCAGCGACAAGCGCATCGACAAGGTCACCGACGTTCTGCAGGAAGGCCAGGAAGTGAAAGTCCTGGTGCTGGACGTGGACAACCGCGGCCGCATCAAGCTGTCGATGAAGGACGTAGAAGCTGCCGAAGCTTCCGGCGTCTGA
- a CDS encoding DUF2845 domain-containing protein — MRTLPFALLALALSTEAWAGADTMRCGSKLVSLGDRTFEVLQKCGEPVHRDLVGYTLGSYDNREFVVEEWVYGPNNGMLRILTFEANRLVRIETKRGP, encoded by the coding sequence ATGCGCACGCTGCCGTTTGCCCTGCTGGCGCTCGCCCTGTCCACTGAGGCCTGGGCCGGGGCTGATACCATGCGCTGCGGCAGCAAGCTGGTCAGCCTCGGCGACCGCACTTTCGAAGTCCTGCAGAAGTGCGGCGAGCCAGTCCATCGCGACCTCGTCGGCTACACCCTGGGCTCTTACGACAATCGTGAGTTCGTCGTCGAGGAATGGGTCTACGGGCCCAACAACGGCATGCTTCGCATCCTCACCTTCGAGGCCAACCGCCTGGTGCGCATCGAAACCAAGCGCGGCCCCTGA
- the rpsO gene encoding 30S ribosomal protein S15, whose amino-acid sequence MALSVAEKAQIVNEYKQAEGDTGSPEVQVALLTANINKLQDHFKANGKDHHSRRGLIRMVNQRRKLLDYLKGKDTSRYSALIGRLGLRR is encoded by the coding sequence ATGGCACTGAGCGTTGCTGAAAAAGCCCAGATCGTTAACGAGTACAAGCAAGCTGAAGGCGATACCGGTTCTCCGGAAGTGCAGGTTGCCCTGCTGACCGCCAACATCAACAAGCTGCAGGATCACTTCAAGGCCAACGGCAAGGACCACCACTCCCGTCGTGGTCTGATCCGCATGGTTAACCAGCGCCGCAAGCTGCTGGACTACCTGAAGGGTAAGGACACCTCTCGTTACAGCGCCCTGATCGGTCGTCTGGGTCTGCGTCGCTAA